In Rhodopirellula sp. P2, the DNA window TCGACTGTCGTGGATTGAGTTTTCAATCCCGGGGTACAAGCTGAAGTTGCCGGTGAATCCCAGGATGTCCCAGGGGTCCATCAGAGCGCCGCATTCGATCGCGCGGCGGATCAGATCAAAGGTTTGTTCGGGGACTTCCACCGCATCGGGGAAGTGATCGGTCCGCAGGGCTCGCAGTCCCAGTGTCATCCCGCAATCGATGCGGCACATCAAACGAGCGGAGGTGGCGGGGACCACGTCGGCTTGCTTGGTCGCGGAATCGGGGTATCCCAAGCGGGCGTAGATGCGAGCCAGTTGGACGTGTTGCAACTGGATGGCGCGACGACGTGCCAGAGCCGCATTCAAATTTTGGCGAGCGGCACCGAACGCTTGATGGCGGGTTTTGACTTCGTCGAGCAAGCGTTGGCCGTGTGAGCCACCAATCCTCGAGATTCGCCAGTTGTAGAACTCGTCGCGGAAATTGGCGATCGGCACCATCAGTGATCGAAGGGTCACATCGCTGCTGTAACAACCCGGTCCCCAACCGGAAATGCCGGATGCCATCAGCATCGTTCCGGCCAGCACCGAGGCGGCTTCTTCGAGCAGTTCATCGCGAGGCAAGTCGGGCGTTTCGTTGACTCGTGCGAGGAGCGAATCGAGGGTCACGCTTCGAAGGATGAAGCGATCGTAACGTCCATCGGAATCGATCGCGTGTTCGTCCCATCCGCCGAAGTGATAATTGGGCCGACGATTGACGGGGTGATCGAAATCATAGGCCCGCGGGTCCAGGCAGAGCTCTCGCAGTTGCTGGGGATCCATTGCGGCGGCACGCAGGATGTCCTCGGGGGCTTCGTTGATCGCGAGCACCGCTCGTTCGATCAATTCGCGGTAAGGGCCGGCGGTGATGCCAGCTCCCTGGATCATCTGCGGGATCGGGCGAACGAACTCGTGGGCGTAGGGTTGGCAGGCACGGTTTTCCAGCACAGCGACCGGGCGGTAGCCAACGTAATCATTGAGCGTGCTGATGATTTGTCCCAGCCGCTCGGATTCATCTTGGACGCTGCCGATGGTTTCGTCTTCGCGAATCTGTTGCACCATGACTTCGGCGCAGCGACCCAGGAAGAAACCGTTGAAGATCAGTTCGGGCGGTTGGTGAAACAGCAGGTCACGGTGAAAGTCCAGGTAGGCGGGCAGCAGTCCGGACCAGAGCAAATTGGTCAGGCCGAGAACGCGATCGACGTTGGAGAACGCGGGCGAGCTGGCTTTCAACGACAGAGCGGTTTCTTCCAGCCAATCTCGGATGGTCAAGAAGGGCGGTGGTCCGTTCAGAACGTCCCCACCGGAAGCTTCGTCGTGAACTTGGTTCCAAGCCAAGAAGGCCGCGGTGGGAGCGGGGCCGGACGAGAAGTTCAGGTATCCAACGAGAGCCTGGAGTGCTTTTTGAACATCCTGCGAGGGCGGCGACCAGGCTGCGGCGGCCAATTGATGGTCGGGCAGGTTGCCATTGGGTTCGCGGGACGGTGAGGCAGGCATCAAGGGAACCGAAGGAAGTTGGAAGGCGGGATGCTTGGCGGGGGCGACATCATTGTGGAGGACGTGCCTGTTGTGTCGAGGGGCACGGGAAAACGCTTGGTTTTCCCGGCCGCTCTCCGGGGTGCATTCAGCTCTTCTTCTTGGTCTTCTTGACTGATTTCTTCGTCGATTTTTTGACGGACTTTTTAGCGGGCTTTTTGACCGATTTCTTGGCGGCCTTCTGGACTGATTTCTTGACCGACTTTTTGGTGGCGGCCTTGGCTTTGACTGCCTTTTTGACGCTCTTTTTAGCCGCTTTCTTGACGGACTTTTTAGCGGCCTTTTTCTTCGACAGAGCAGGCTGAGTCCGGGCTTTTTTCGTTGCCTTTTTGGTCGCTTTCTTCGCGGTTTTTTTCGAGGCGGAGGATCCGCCACCGAAAGCGGCTGCATAGCCGTCGGCGTACTTTTCGTTGGTGCCTGTGCGCAGAATCGTCATGAATTTGAAAAGGTGGAAAGGAAACAGATGGGTGAATGAAGAGAGTGCCTCCGCGAGTGTCGCGGAGGCTGCGATCGCGGAGCTGGATCAGCCCGCGTGAATGCTTTTGTATCGGGATTTGGGCGAGTCGTCGTCGGCGTCTTCGCCCATGCGTTCACGACGATTGCGTTCGTAGGTGTCGAAGTTGCCTTCGCACCAAACCACTTTTCCGTCGCCTTCAAACGCAAGGATATGGGTTGCAAGGCGATCGAGGAACCAGCGGTCGTGCGACGTCACGACAACGCAGCCCGCAAAGTTCGCGATCGCTTCTTCGAGGGCACGCAGGGTGTCCACGTCGAGGTCGTTCGTTGGTTCGTCGAGCAGCAAGACGTTGCAGCCTTTGCGAAGCAGCGATGCCAAGTGAACTCGGTTGCGTTCTCCACCGGAGAGCACACCGACTTTCTTTTCCTGGTCGGGGCCTTTGAAGTTGAATCGCGAAACGTAGGTGCGAGCGTGCATGACGCGGCCACCCATTTCAAACGAATCGTGACCGCCACTGATCTCTTGGAAGATCGTTTTGTTGGGATCCAGTTTGTCGCGAGATTGATCGACGTAACCGAGGTCGACGGTTTCACCGATTTTGATTTCGCCGCCATCGACGGGTTCACTTCCGGTCAGCATCTTGAACAGCGTGGTCTTGCCCACCCCGTTGGGGCCGATGATGCCGACGATCCCGCCGGGTGGCAAGCGAAAGTTCATGTCCGTCATCAAGGTCTTGTCGCCAAACGCTTTGTTGACGTGGTGAGCTTCGATGACCAGCGAGCCGAGGTGTTTGCCCGAAGGGATTTGGATTTCCAAGTCGTCGGGACGATCTTCGAACTGTTCGGCGGACATTTGCTCGTACGATTTGATCCGCGCCTTGGACTTGGCTTGGCGAGCCTTGGGGCTCATCCGGATCCATTCCAGTTCGCGAGCCAAGTTCTTCTCGCGAGCCTTTTGTTGACGCTCTTCCAGGGCCATTCGTTTGGCGCGGTTTTCCAACCATGCGCTGTAGTTGCCTTCGAATGGCATGCCGCGACCGCGGTCCACTTCGAGGATCCACTGCGCGACGTTGTCCAGGAAGTAACGATCGTGGGTGACGGCCACGACGGTGCCTTGGTAGTTGGCCAAGTGTTGTTCCAACCACGAAACGGATTCGGCATCGAGGTGGTTGGTGGGTTCGTCGAGCAGCAGCAAGTCGGGTTGGCGAATGAGCAACTGGCAGAGTGCGACGCGGCGTTTTTCACCACCGGACAGGTTGGTGATCTCGGCGTCTTTGGGGGGCAGGTTCATCACCGCCATCGACATTTCGACGAAGCGATCAAGTTCCCACAGGTTGTTGGCGTCGATGATGTCTTGCAACGTCGCCATTTCGTCGCAGAGTTTTTGCATCTCGTCGTCGTCGGTGACTTCGCCGAGCAGACCGCTGATCTCGTTGTAGCGATCGACGATGGCCTGGCGTTCAGCGACGGCTTCCTGAACGTTTTCAAAAACCGTCTTGGTCGGGTCCAGGGGTGGCTCTTGTTCGAGGTAGCCGACCGTGAATCCTTTGCCCAAGCGCGCGGTGCCTTCGAACTCGGTGTCCATGCCTGCCATGATTTTCAGCAGGGTGGATTTACCGGCACCGTTGGGGCCGAGCACACCGATTTTGGCGCCAGGGTAAAAGGCGAGGTTGACGTTCTCGAGGATCTTCCGTTGACCGTGTTTCTTGGTCAGGTCGGTGATTTGGTAAATGAATTGACCGGCCATGTTTTCGCTTGGAGGGCTGAAGGTGGAGGCGGAGAATACGGTTGCAGTTGTTTCAATTGCAAAGTGACAGAATTAGTGGTGGGATGCCGTGGCGTGCATCACTCCCATTCGATCGTCGCGGGCGGTTTGCTGCTGATGTCGTAACAAACTCGGTTGACGCCTTTGACTTCGTTGATGATTCGGGTGCTGATGCGAGCCAGCAGTTCGTACGGCAGGTGACTCCAGTCCGCGGTCATGAAGTCGTCTGTGTTGACGCAGCGAACCGCGACGGCGTTGTCGTAGGTGCGGGCATCGCCCATCACACCGACGCTTTGGACCGGCAGCAAAACGGCGAACGCTTGGCTGGTTTCTCGGTACAGTCCCGCGTTTTCGATTTCTTCGACCACGATCGCGTCGGCTTCTCGTAGCACGACCAGTTTGTCTCGGGTGATCTCACCCAAGCAACGCACGGCCAATCCGGGACCGGGGAAGGGGTGACGCCAAACGAGTTGTTCGGGCAGTCCCAGTTCCAAACCGAGTCGACGCACTTCGTCTTTGAATAAGTCTCGCAGAGGTTCGATCAATTCAAACCCCAATTCTTCAGGAAGTCCGCCGACATTGTGGTGCAACTTGATGGTGGCGGCGGGGCCGTCCTTGTCCGCTCCGCTTTCGATCACGTCGGGGTACAGCGTGCCCTGTGCCAGGAAGTGGGCGCCGTCGATTTTGGCGGCTTCGTCTTTGAAGCATTCGATGAAGGCGTGGCCGATGCGGCGACGTTTCTCTTGTGGTTCATCAATGCCCGCCAAATCGTTCAAGAATCGATCTTCGGCTTCGACGATGTGCAGGTCGGTCTTGAAGTGGTTGCTGAACTCTTCCAGCACGATCTGTTGTTCGTTCTTACGCAGCAGTCCGTTGTCGACCAGGATGCAGGAGAGTTGAGGCCCGATGGCTTTGTAGAGCAACGCGGCGACGACCGAGGAGTCCACTCCACCGGACAGCCCGCAGATGACTCGTTTGTCGCCGACCTGTTTGCGAATCGATTCAATCGCGGCATTCGCAAAGTCACCCAGTTTCCAACTGCCATCGCAGCCGCAGACATCGATGACAAAGTTGCGAAGGATTTGGCCGCCGTGTGGTGTGTGGGTGACTTCGGGGTGGAACTGCATTCCGAACACTGGACGCTCGTTGTGGCGAATCGCGGCGTAGGGGCAGGTCGATGTCTTGGCCATCGCGGTGAACTGATCGGCGATCTGTGACACCTGGTCACCGTGGCTCATCCAGACCTGTTCGGACTCTTGCATGCCCCGGAAGATCGAATCGCGATCGACGAAGTCGCACATCGCTCGGCCGTATTCGCGGCTGGGTGTGTTGTCGACTTTGCCGCCCAGGGCTTGGCAGGCCAATTGCATTCCGTAGCAAATGCCGAGGACGGGGATCCCCAGATCGAACAGCCCTTCGTCGCACTTTGGGGCGCCCTCTTCGTAAACGCTGCTGGGGCCGCCCGAGAGGATGATGCCTTTGGGAGCCAGTTCCGCGATTCGTTCAGCGGAGATGTCGTGGCGAACAATTTGGCAATAGACGTTTTGTTCGCGAACGCGGCGGGCGATCAGTTGCGCGTATTGCGAACCAAAATCGAGTACCAGGATGCGTTGCTCGGTGAGCCAAGTCGTTTCAGCGATGGCGGGCGAGGTGGTGTTCGCAGAAGAGGTCATCGTGTTCTTGCCGGAAATTGCGGGAAAGGCCAATGCGGCAGTGTAAAAGAGCAAGGGGGAAACGGGGAAGGGCCAAGCGAGGCAGGCGGCGTGTTCGAACGCGAAGATTGGGGCAGGGCAGGGCGGGGGAGGCCCCACTGGGGAAAACTGTGTGCCGGCGGAGCGACTGGGAAGGCGAACGGGACGCCATGGGATGAGTGAGTCTTTTTCGGGAAGAACTGCGTTTGTGGTCTATGATGGAGTGATTGGCAAATACTCGAACAATGATGTTGGTGACGATGATTCAGCTCGTTTCGAAAGAGATTCAGATCGTTTCGAATGGGAACGTTGGCCGTTCGGCTCTTCGCGTTTTCGCCGCGGCGACGTTGATCGCCGGGACGCTGCTGGCGACGTTTTCCGGCCGGGGGTCGACGGCGGACGCTCAAGAAACCAATTCGCGAGCGGGCGCCAAACCGCTCGATGCGCGATCGCGAACAATTGTTCAGTCGGTCGAATTGCAGGTGAAGCGTGCCGGGGCCGCGTACTCCAAGGGCGACTACGACACCTCGGGGGAGGCTCTGCGAAAGGCGATCGGGCAAATCGATGTGGCGGGCAACGCGGCGTCGCCCGCGCTGCACGATGCGTTGCTGCCGACAATGCGCCGAATCATCAACGCTCGGGCGATGCTGGAACTGGAAGGCGTGACGCTGCCACCGTTTCGAATCCCTGCTCCTCCCACAGCGACGGCGGATCCGATGGCCGAAACGCCTGGATCGGATGCCTCGAGTGAGTTAGCAACGGATGGCGTCAGTTTCGTGTCGGACGTCGCGCCGATCTTGGTCGGCAAGTGCGGCGGCTGTCACATTCGCGGCAACAAGGGCGGGTTCACGTTGCAGACCTTTGCCAAGTTGATGGAAGGCCCCTCTGAAGGTGTGGTGGTTTTCCCCGGTGATGTGATTGCCAGTCGCTTGATTGAAACCATCGAAACGGGGGACATGCCTCGTGGCGGCGGAAAAGTCAGCCAGGAACAGTTGGACACGCTGAAGCAATGGGTGATCCAGGGGGCCAAGTTTGACGGTCCGGATCCCACCGCGATGCTCACCAGTTTGAAGGGGGAAGGATCGGCTGCTGCCTCACTCGTCCCACCGGAACCCGCTCAGCCGACGATGGTTGGCAAGCCAACCGGCAACGAATCCGTCTCGTTTTCAAAGGATGTGGCGCCGCTGTTGGTTGAGAATTGCACCGGGTGTCACTTGGATGCGATGCAGACCCGTGGTGGTTTGCGAATGGACACGTTGGCTCAGATGCTTCGCGGTGGCGACAGTGGTTCGGTGATGCAGCCCGGCGACGGCGAGGCCAGTTTGTTGGTTCAAAAGCTCCGCGGCAGTGCTGGCGATCGCATGCCCGCCGGCGGTCGCCCGCCACTTTCGGACAGTGACATCCAGTTGATTTCGACTTGGATCAGCGAAGGTGCCAAGGTGGATGAGGCTTTGGTGCAAACCCCGATGAAGGTGGTCACGGCTCAGGCTTGGTTGTCCGCGGCGGCTTCCCCTGAGGTCAGTGCGCGTCGGGCCGAGATCGCGGAATCCGATTTCCGGTTGGCCGGTGCCGACATGAGCAGGTTGCAGAAACAGGTCACCGACCACTTTGCCGTTTGGGGCGATGTTTCGCCAGCAACGCTGGAGGCGGTGGCGGAGTCCGCAGAGGCCGCGTTGGTGCAGGCTCAGAAGTTTTTGCCCCCCGCCGATGGGACATCCGAGGACTTTTTCCATGGCAAGGCGTCGATCTACGTGTTGGCCAAGCGATATGACTACAGCGAGTTTGCCAAGATGGTCGAGGGCCGAAGCGTGCCGGCTCAGTGGCAATCGCACTGGAAATACGACGGAATCCGGGCCTACGTCGCGGTCGTGGCATCGGAGCGTGCGACCGAAGAAGAAATCGCCCAGCGGATGCTGGCGACAATCGCCAGTCTCGCCGTGGTCAGTCGCGGGGAGGCGGTGCCGCGATGGTTTGCCCAAGGTTTGGGGACCGCGATTTCCGGCGGCGAGACCAAACGGGATCGAAATGAGAATCTGCGGCGGCAGGCGGAGTTGGTCACCGCGGTGGGGAGTTTGAAGTCGGGGAAAGACTTTTTAAACGGCAAGTTGCCACCCGAGCGAGCGGACCGGATGGCAGTTGCGATTGCCGAGTCCTTGTTGTCTCGGCAAAATCGGAGAGGGTTGGATGCCGTGCTGCGAAATCTGCAATCGGGCCAACCGTTTTCGCAAGCGTTTCAGACGGGCATGAACACGACACCGATTGCTTATGTGGACGCTTGGCTGCAATGGGTTCAATGAATGGGTAAGTTTTCGGCCATGACCGAATCAAACGTTTCCTCTGCTCTCTCTGATTCCGCTGACCAAGCTGGTGCGGCCGATTTGCCGGTGGCCGTTGCGGCTTTGTACTGCTTCACGCCATTGCCGCAGTTTGAATCGCTGCGAGAACCGTTACGCCGGCGCATGTCTGGCGATGGCATTCGCGGTTCGTTGTTGTTGGCGGGGGAAGGGATCAATGGGACTCTCGCCGGCCCGCGAGAGTTGATGGAACCGTTCATCGATTGGCTGCGGTCCATGGAACTGGACGACCAGGCGACGCCTTTGCGTGGGATGGACGTCAAATGGTCGTACTGCGAGCAGGTTCCGTTTCGAAAAACCAAGGTCCGGTTGAAACGCGAGATCGTGACGATGGGGGTGGAGGGCATCAATCCACTGCGATCCGTCGGCACCTACGTCGAACCGCAGGATTGGAACGCGTTGGTGGACGATCCCGAGGTCACCCTGATCGACACGCGAAACGACTACGAGATCGAAATTGGGACCTTTCAAGGGGCCGTCAATCCTGGCACGGATTCCTTTCGAGAGTTTCCCCAGTTTGTGGAACAGAACTTGGATCCGGAAAAACACCCCAAAGTGGCGATGTTTTGCACGGGGGGGATCCGGTGCGAGAAGTCGACCGCCTATTTGAAGGAACGCGGGTTTGAAGAGGTTTATCACCTGCGTGGCGGGATTTTGAATTATTTGGAGAAGATGCCCGAGGAAGAATCTCGTTGGCAGGGCGAATGTTTTGTGTTCGACAATCGCGTGGCGGTCGATCACCAATTGCGGGCCGGGGCTTACGAATTGTGCCATGGCTGTGGTTGGCCCCTGACCGCCGAAATGAAGCAGCATCCCGACTATGAGCGTGGGGTCGCTTGTTCGCGTTGTGCGGCGGAGGTGACCGAAGACCAGCGAAAACGTCGGCGGATGCGACAACAACAGCTCGACCAGGGCGTATAATCAGGCGGCTGATTCGGCTCCACGCTCCAGGCGTTGTTTGTTTTGCTGGTCGGTCGACCGATGGGGCTGGTTCGGTGGCGGTTGCCGCCTGTGGATTGGCTCTTCTTTTTTCTCTTGCATCTTGTGAGTTCATTTTGTCGCGTTCACTGATTGGCTCGATTGCCGCCTTGGTTTTTGCCGTTCCTGTTTCGGCGCATCCCGGTCATGGCAGCACGGAAGGTGTGGCTCACTACGCCACCGAACCGGCGCATGTCGTTCCGATGTTGGCTTCGTTCGCTGCCAGTGGTTTGCTGTTGGCTGTCGGGTGGTTTGCTGTGAGCCGACTGAATCAGTCGCAGTCGAGCGCCGCCGCCCAGCCAATTCGCGTGGACGATGACACGACTCGCCGTGCCCGTCGCACGCGATGAGTCTCCTGTCACGCGGGGGGTGAGTACGCCCAACGCTCTGGCAATGAACCAATCTCACGCAAGGAATGCGGGCTTTTGCAATGAATACGAAACGAACGGATGCCTCCCAGTGGGCGGCCATGGATGAATCAGCTGCCCTGGATCGCTATCTCGAACTGACGCGAATTCCTGGCAAGAGCGGTGATGAAGCCGCGGTTTCCAGTTCAATCCAAGCAATGTTGTTGCAGGCAGGAGTGGATCCGGCCTGGATTCAATCCGACGATGCCGGCACCAAGACGCGTTTGAGTGGCAACGCGGGGAATCTCATCGTGTCGTTGCCGGGCGATGAATCGCTGCCTCGAACTTTGCTGTCCGCTCACATGGACACGGTTCCGATCTGTGTTGGATCCAATCCCGTGGTTCGCGACGACGAAGAGTTAGGCCGGATTGTGGTCTCGGATGGTCCGACGGGCCTGGGGGCCGATGACCGGAGTGGTTGCGCGGTGATCCTCAGTGCCATCTTCGAACGCTTGGCTCGCCAGGCCAAACAGCCGGATCTGCGGTTGGCTCCGGCCGTGATTCTGTTCCTGATCCAGGAAGAAGTTGGGTTGGAGGGGGCTCGTCACCTGGAAGTGTCCAAGGTGGGGCGGGTCGACCGGGCGTTCAATTTCGATGGTGGCGGGCTCGACAAAATTCGTCATGGGGCGATTGGTGGCGAGCGAGTGCAGATAACGGTTCGAGGGCATGCGGCTCACGCCGGCGTGGCACCTGAGAAGGGGGTGAGTGCGATCGTGATTGCCTCCGAAGCGATCAGCAGTCTGCATCGCAATGGATGGCTAGGGTTGGTCGAGAAAGATGGCCGCCGAGGGACCGCCAACGTGGGCGTTTTTGAAGGCGGAGACGCCACCAACGTGATCACTCCGGAGGTTCAGTTGCGAGCCGAGGCTCGGAGTCACGATTCGGAGTTTCGAGCTGAAATCGTCTCGCAAATGAAAGCGGCGTTCGAAAAGGCGGCTCAATCAGTGACAGATGTTCAGGGGCGGGCGGGCAGCGTGGAATTCAGCAGTCGCGTGGATTACGAGGCGTTTCGATTGGCGGAAGATCATCCGTCGGTGTTGGCAGCGACTCAGTTGATCTCGCAATTGGGGCGTTCGCCGGAGTGCGAGGTTGCCAACGGCGGCTTGGATGCCAACTGGCTGATGTTGCATGGGATCGAAGCCGTCACGCTCGGTTGCGGTCAGGCGTCCATTCATACCGTTGACGAGTATCTGCTGGTCGACGAGTACTTGGCCGCCTGCCGATTGGCGGCGGAACTGATCGCTCCAGTTTGAGCTGATTTCTCGGGTTGAGCAGCCCGTTTGGAGGACTGGCGGGGGTGGTGTTGTCCACGCCTCGCGGTCTTCTGTGACGAAGGTCGCTAAAATCGTGGCCCAAGAGCGTTCAATACACTAGGTTCACGGCGCGCGGGGACTTACAATTTGCCAAGCAGTCTCTGTGAGGCCGTGCAAGTTAGTCGGTTGTATGTGTTCTCGGTCACAAGTTCTCGGTCACAAATCGTTTGTCAGGTTCATGGCACCCCGGAGTGAAGTTCGCTGAGCAAACCCATGTGGGGATGCGGCGTGCGAACAATCAAGATTCATTGGCGATTTTAATCGCCGAGTCCGCGGAACGTCTGAACAAACGGGGACACTTGTTTGTGGTCGCGGACGGGATGGGTGCCCACGCGGCGGGTGAGTTGGCGTCGAAAATTGCCAGCGATCGCATTTCGATGCACTACTACCAATCGCGGGAAGAAGCCCCCGAGCACGCCATTTCTGAGGCAGTGCATCTGGCCAATGCCGCCATTTATGAGCGTGGTCAAAGCAACCCCGAGTT includes these proteins:
- a CDS encoding c-type cytochrome domain-containing protein; the protein is MLVTMIQLVSKEIQIVSNGNVGRSALRVFAAATLIAGTLLATFSGRGSTADAQETNSRAGAKPLDARSRTIVQSVELQVKRAGAAYSKGDYDTSGEALRKAIGQIDVAGNAASPALHDALLPTMRRIINARAMLELEGVTLPPFRIPAPPTATADPMAETPGSDASSELATDGVSFVSDVAPILVGKCGGCHIRGNKGGFTLQTFAKLMEGPSEGVVVFPGDVIASRLIETIETGDMPRGGGKVSQEQLDTLKQWVIQGAKFDGPDPTAMLTSLKGEGSAAASLVPPEPAQPTMVGKPTGNESVSFSKDVAPLLVENCTGCHLDAMQTRGGLRMDTLAQMLRGGDSGSVMQPGDGEASLLVQKLRGSAGDRMPAGGRPPLSDSDIQLISTWISEGAKVDEALVQTPMKVVTAQAWLSAAASPEVSARRAEIAESDFRLAGADMSRLQKQVTDHFAVWGDVSPATLEAVAESAEAALVQAQKFLPPADGTSEDFFHGKASIYVLAKRYDYSEFAKMVEGRSVPAQWQSHWKYDGIRAYVAVVASERATEEEIAQRMLATIASLAVVSRGEAVPRWFAQGLGTAISGGETKRDRNENLRRQAELVTAVGSLKSGKDFLNGKLPPERADRMAVAIAESLLSRQNRRGLDAVLRNLQSGQPFSQAFQTGMNTTPIAYVDAWLQWVQ
- the guaA gene encoding glutamine-hydrolyzing GMP synthase, with translation MTSSANTTSPAIAETTWLTEQRILVLDFGSQYAQLIARRVREQNVYCQIVRHDISAERIAELAPKGIILSGGPSSVYEEGAPKCDEGLFDLGIPVLGICYGMQLACQALGGKVDNTPSREYGRAMCDFVDRDSIFRGMQESEQVWMSHGDQVSQIADQFTAMAKTSTCPYAAIRHNERPVFGMQFHPEVTHTPHGGQILRNFVIDVCGCDGSWKLGDFANAAIESIRKQVGDKRVICGLSGGVDSSVVAALLYKAIGPQLSCILVDNGLLRKNEQQIVLEEFSNHFKTDLHIVEAEDRFLNDLAGIDEPQEKRRRIGHAFIECFKDEAAKIDGAHFLAQGTLYPDVIESGADKDGPAATIKLHHNVGGLPEELGFELIEPLRDLFKDEVRRLGLELGLPEQLVWRHPFPGPGLAVRCLGEITRDKLVVLREADAIVVEEIENAGLYRETSQAFAVLLPVQSVGVMGDARTYDNAVAVRCVNTDDFMTADWSHLPYELLARISTRIINEVKGVNRVCYDISSKPPATIEWE
- the ettA gene encoding energy-dependent translational throttle protein EttA, encoding MAGQFIYQITDLTKKHGQRKILENVNLAFYPGAKIGVLGPNGAGKSTLLKIMAGMDTEFEGTARLGKGFTVGYLEQEPPLDPTKTVFENVQEAVAERQAIVDRYNEISGLLGEVTDDDEMQKLCDEMATLQDIIDANNLWELDRFVEMSMAVMNLPPKDAEITNLSGGEKRRVALCQLLIRQPDLLLLDEPTNHLDAESVSWLEQHLANYQGTVVAVTHDRYFLDNVAQWILEVDRGRGMPFEGNYSAWLENRAKRMALEERQQKAREKNLARELEWIRMSPKARQAKSKARIKSYEQMSAEQFEDRPDDLEIQIPSGKHLGSLVIEAHHVNKAFGDKTLMTDMNFRLPPGGIVGIIGPNGVGKTTLFKMLTGSEPVDGGEIKIGETVDLGYVDQSRDKLDPNKTIFQEISGGHDSFEMGGRVMHARTYVSRFNFKGPDQEKKVGVLSGGERNRVHLASLLRKGCNVLLLDEPTNDLDVDTLRALEEAIANFAGCVVVTSHDRWFLDRLATHILAFEGDGKVVWCEGNFDTYERNRRERMGEDADDDSPKSRYKSIHAG
- the trhO gene encoding oxygen-dependent tRNA uridine(34) hydroxylase TrhO → MTESNVSSALSDSADQAGAADLPVAVAALYCFTPLPQFESLREPLRRRMSGDGIRGSLLLAGEGINGTLAGPRELMEPFIDWLRSMELDDQATPLRGMDVKWSYCEQVPFRKTKVRLKREIVTMGVEGINPLRSVGTYVEPQDWNALVDDPEVTLIDTRNDYEIEIGTFQGAVNPGTDSFREFPQFVEQNLDPEKHPKVAMFCTGGIRCEKSTAYLKERGFEEVYHLRGGILNYLEKMPEEESRWQGECFVFDNRVAVDHQLRAGAYELCHGCGWPLTAEMKQHPDYERGVACSRCAAEVTEDQRKRRRMRQQQLDQGV
- a CDS encoding M20/M25/M40 family metallo-hydrolase; amino-acid sequence: MNTKRTDASQWAAMDESAALDRYLELTRIPGKSGDEAAVSSSIQAMLLQAGVDPAWIQSDDAGTKTRLSGNAGNLIVSLPGDESLPRTLLSAHMDTVPICVGSNPVVRDDEELGRIVVSDGPTGLGADDRSGCAVILSAIFERLARQAKQPDLRLAPAVILFLIQEEVGLEGARHLEVSKVGRVDRAFNFDGGGLDKIRHGAIGGERVQITVRGHAAHAGVAPEKGVSAIVIASEAISSLHRNGWLGLVEKDGRRGTANVGVFEGGDATNVITPEVQLRAEARSHDSEFRAEIVSQMKAAFEKAAQSVTDVQGRAGSVEFSSRVDYEAFRLAEDHPSVLAATQLISQLGRSPECEVANGGLDANWLMLHGIEAVTLGCGQASIHTVDEYLLVDEYLAACRLAAELIAPV